The genomic stretch AACCATTGTAAGAGCCCAAAGACAGGCATTAAGCCTCCGGAGTATGGTGCGGGATTATATGCCTGCTGATTTACGAAAAAAACACGAACTGGCGGAATATAATTTTGCTATTGAACATATTCATTTTCCGACGGACCGGAGCGAACTGCTATTTGCCAGAAAAAGACTGGTGTTTGATGAATTTTTTCTTTTTCTCATGGCGGTCCGGCGTTTAAAGGATGGCAGAGAGGATAAAAAAAGTGCTTATATCTTAAGTCTCTCTCCTCAAGTAGAAGCTTTAAGGAAAAGTCTTCCCTATTCTCTTACCAATGCCCAGGAAAAGGTATTAAATGAGGTATACGGTGATTTGTCGGGAGGCAGGGTCATGAACCGGCTTATTCAGGGAGATGTAGGCTCCGGTAAGACGATCATTGCCATACTCGCCCTCCTTCAGGCAGCGTATAACGGATATCAGGGAGCTCTTATGGCGCCTACGGAAGTACTGGCAAAACAGCATCTTGAATCCATGACAGAGCTGTTTGCCGCGCATCAGATCGACAAAAAGCCCATACTTGTTACAGGCTCCATGACGGCAAAGGAAAAAAGGATTGCATACGAAAAGATAGCTTCCCATGAGGCGGATATCATAATCGGAACCCATGCCCTTATTCAGGAGAAGGTGGTATACGATAATCTGGCACTGGTGATCACCGATGAACAGCATCGGTTCGGAGTCGGCCAACGGGAAATGCTTGGAAAAAAAGGAGAAGAGCCTCATGTTCTGGTTATGAGCGCCACGCCTATCCCACGAACACTTGCCATTATCATTTACGGGGATCTGGACATCTCTATTATTGATGAGCTGCCGGCAAACCGTTTGCCCATTAAAAACTGTGTGGTAGATACCGGCTACCGGAAGAAGGCCTATGAATTTATCCGGAAAGAGATAGCAAGCGGCCGGCAGGCCTATGTGATCTGCCCTATGGTAGAAGCCAGCGAGATGATTGATGCGGAAAATGTAGTGGATTATACGAAAACCTTAAGAGAGGCACTTCCGGGAATTTCTGTGGAATATCTTCATGGGAAAATGAAGCCTAAGGAAAAAAACGGGATCATGGAAAGATTTGCCGGCGGGGAAATTAAAGTTTTGGTTTCCACTACTGTAATCGAGGTAGGAGTGAATGTTCCCAATGCAACGGTAATGATGATTGAAAATGCAGAGCGCTTCGGGCTGGCTCAGCTTCACCAGCTGAGAGGGCGTGTAGGGCGGGGAAAATATCAGTCTTACTGTATTATGGTAGGAGCTTCGGAACAGGAAGGAACGAAAGAACGCCTGGATATCTTAAACCAGTCCAATGACGGCTTTTTTATTGCCTCAGAGGATTTAAAGCTACGTGGACCCGGCGATATTTTCGGAATCAGGCAGAGTGGGGATCTGGAATTTAAACTGGGGGATATTTTTACGGATGCAAACCTGTTAAAGACTGTATCAGAAGAAGTGAAACGGCTTTTTCATGTGGATCCGGAGCTGGAAAAAGAGGAACACCAGGAACTGAAAGGCAAGCTGCAAGAGTATCTTGAGAAAAGCTATGATAAGCTTAATTTGTAGTTGAAATTATCTGGTTTTTGATTATTGCAGAAAATATTTGCAATAATCGACTGCAAATGATACACTAATTTACGTAAAATTATGAATGCAAGGAAACAGGAGGAATGTAATGAGTAGAAAAGCCTTAAAATTTGATGCAAAGGATGCCATGAGGAATGCGCTGGTAAGTCCTATTATGGTTACAATAATAATGGGTATCATCATGGTTGCATTATCTGCGGTGCAGGGTTTTCTGGATATATGGCAGAACATGATAGACAATGCGGGCGCTTATGTAGATTCAGGCCAGACTGGAGCATTTGTAGTCAGCAGCATTATTTTTTTAGTTATTAATATTGTTGTTAGCACCATTATCCAGTTTGGGTATCAGTCTTACTGTTTAAAAGTTGCTAACAGGGATGATACTATGTCATATGGGGATTTATTCGGATCTGTAAGGTATTTGTTAAAAGCTCTGGGATTGATTCTCATGGTGTCTTTACTTACTTTTTTGTGGACGTTGCTTTTAATCATTCCGGGAATTATTGCTGCTTACCGCTATTCACAGGCTGTTATTATTATGGTTGAGGATCCAAGTAAAGGTATTATGCAATGCATTCGTGAAAGTAAGGAAATGATGGTAGGACATAAGTGGGAATTCTTTGTTCTGGAGCTGTCCTTTATTTTATGGCAGCTTTTGGGCCTTGTCACCTGCGGTCTTGCTTTCGTTTATGTATATCCTTATATGAAGGTTACTTTTGCTAATTATTATAATGCAATAAAGCCTAATGCGGTTGTATTTGAGGAAGCGACTGTAATTGAGTAATGATAAAAGGGTTCAAACTTTTTAAGAGGTTGAACCCTTTTGTACGGCAAACGAGTGGAGGAGCACGGAAGATGAAGTGTGTGATAATTGGAATTGCCGGAGGAACCGGCTCAGGGAAGTCGACCTTTACCAACCGGTTAAAGGAAGCGTTTTGTGATGATATCGCGGTTATCTATCATGATAATTATTATAAAAAGCAGGATGGGATCTCTTTTGAAGAGAGAAAGAAAATGAATTATGACCATCCCGAAGCTTTTGAAACAGAGCTTTTGCTGGATCAGCTTAAAAAGCTACGGGATGGAGAATCGGTTGATTGTCCTGTTTATGATTATTCCATGCACAACCGTTCTCAAAATGTGGTGAAGGTGGAGCCTAAAAAGGTTATTTTAGTCGAGGGGATCCTGGTTTTTGCGGATGAACGCTTAAGAAGCATGTTTGATATAAAAATCTTTGTGGAGGCTGACGCCGATGAACGGATCCTTCGCCGGGTGATCCGGGATGTAAAGGAAAGAGGCCGGGATATCGAGGGTGTTGTGGAACAGTATTTAACCACAGTTAAGCCTATGCATTATTTGTATGTGGAGCCTACGAAACCAATGGCAGATGTTATTATAAACAGCGGCATGAATGAGGTTGCGTTTCAGCTAGTGAAAACGAATATTGAGAAGATATTGGAGTCTGGTAATTAGGGTTAAAAATGTATCTGCATGAGAATGTTTTTGAGGGCTAGATTTTTTCCAGAAAAAAACATTTTACGAAAAACCTTCTAGTGTATTTCATTCTATTCCAGCCATAATAGGAGTGTAGCACAAAACACACCATGAATTATTAAAAAAACAAAATCATGGTGAATAGATGAAAAGGAGGCATATCATTATGTCAGGTAGATCTAATACTACAAATGTACCAGAGGCAAAAGAAGCAATGGATCGTTTTAAAATGGAAGTAGCCAACGAGATTGGTGTTCCGTTAACCAACGGTTATAACGGTAACTTAACTTCT from Lacrimispora sphenoides JCM 1415 encodes the following:
- the udk gene encoding uridine kinase, whose protein sequence is MKCVIIGIAGGTGSGKSTFTNRLKEAFCDDIAVIYHDNYYKKQDGISFEERKKMNYDHPEAFETELLLDQLKKLRDGESVDCPVYDYSMHNRSQNVVKVEPKKVILVEGILVFADERLRSMFDIKIFVEADADERILRRVIRDVKERGRDIEGVVEQYLTTVKPMHYLYVEPTKPMADVIINSGMNEVAFQLVKTNIEKILESGN
- the recG gene encoding ATP-dependent DNA helicase RecG, with the translated sequence MNGESIDSLKGIGEKTGKLFQKVGVITVGDLLEYYPRAYDTYEEPCPIGELKPDQVMTVAGMLYKTPDVKRYSHIQVITTTLKDMTGTLLLTWYNMPYLHSTLKAGTRAIFRGRVVKKSGRLTMEQPEVFTEEAYEQVVHSMQPVYGQTKGLSNKTIVRAQRQALSLRSMVRDYMPADLRKKHELAEYNFAIEHIHFPTDRSELLFARKRLVFDEFFLFLMAVRRLKDGREDKKSAYILSLSPQVEALRKSLPYSLTNAQEKVLNEVYGDLSGGRVMNRLIQGDVGSGKTIIAILALLQAAYNGYQGALMAPTEVLAKQHLESMTELFAAHQIDKKPILVTGSMTAKEKRIAYEKIASHEADIIIGTHALIQEKVVYDNLALVITDEQHRFGVGQREMLGKKGEEPHVLVMSATPIPRTLAIIIYGDLDISIIDELPANRLPIKNCVVDTGYRKKAYEFIRKEIASGRQAYVICPMVEASEMIDAENVVDYTKTLREALPGISVEYLHGKMKPKEKNGIMERFAGGEIKVLVSTTVIEVGVNVPNATVMMIENAERFGLAQLHQLRGRVGRGKYQSYCIMVGASEQEGTKERLDILNQSNDGFFIASEDLKLRGPGDIFGIRQSGDLEFKLGDIFTDANLLKTVSEEVKRLFHVDPELEKEEHQELKGKLQEYLEKSYDKLNL
- a CDS encoding alpha/beta-type small acid-soluble spore protein produces the protein MSGRSNTTNVPEAKEAMDRFKMEVANEIGVPLTNGYNGNLTSAQNGSVGGYMVKKMIEAQERQMAGK
- a CDS encoding DUF975 family protein, producing the protein MSRKALKFDAKDAMRNALVSPIMVTIIMGIIMVALSAVQGFLDIWQNMIDNAGAYVDSGQTGAFVVSSIIFLVINIVVSTIIQFGYQSYCLKVANRDDTMSYGDLFGSVRYLLKALGLILMVSLLTFLWTLLLIIPGIIAAYRYSQAVIIMVEDPSKGIMQCIRESKEMMVGHKWEFFVLELSFILWQLLGLVTCGLAFVYVYPYMKVTFANYYNAIKPNAVVFEEATVIE